Proteins found in one Pseudoxanthomonas sp. SL93 genomic segment:
- a CDS encoding alpha/beta hydrolase: protein MNAFTRTIAATLLAVATQASFAAQPASTTAPVAVERTASYITTADGVQLYYKDWGPKNGPVVTFSHGWPLSSDSWESQMIFLASKGYRVVAHDRRGHGRSSQPWDGNDMDHYADDLATVINTLDLKDVTLVGFSTGGGEVARYIGRHGTGRVKKAVLISAVPPLMLKTADNPGGLPIEVFDGIRNGSLANRSQLYLDIASGPFYGFNRPGAKVSQGLIDSWWAQGMQGGHKNTYDSIAAFSATDFRGDLKKFDIPTLVIHGDDDQIVPIDASGKASARLIKGAQLIVYPGAPHGLTDTHKDRVNQDLLDFLQK, encoded by the coding sequence ATGAACGCCTTCACCCGCACCATCGCCGCCACGCTGCTGGCCGTCGCCACCCAGGCCAGCTTCGCCGCGCAGCCCGCATCCACCACCGCCCCGGTCGCTGTCGAACGCACGGCGAGCTACATCACCACCGCCGATGGCGTGCAGCTGTACTACAAGGACTGGGGCCCGAAGAACGGCCCGGTCGTCACCTTCAGCCATGGCTGGCCGCTGTCGTCGGACAGCTGGGAATCCCAGATGATCTTCCTGGCCTCCAAGGGCTACCGCGTGGTCGCCCATGACCGCCGCGGCCACGGCCGCTCCAGCCAGCCCTGGGACGGCAACGACATGGACCACTACGCCGACGACCTGGCCACCGTGATCAACACGCTGGACCTGAAGGACGTCACCCTGGTCGGCTTTTCCACCGGCGGCGGCGAAGTGGCGCGCTACATCGGCCGCCATGGCACCGGCCGGGTCAAGAAAGCCGTGCTGATCAGCGCCGTGCCGCCGCTGATGCTGAAGACCGCCGACAATCCCGGCGGGCTGCCGATCGAAGTGTTCGACGGCATCCGTAACGGCTCGCTGGCCAACCGCTCGCAGCTTTACCTGGACATCGCCTCCGGCCCGTTCTACGGCTTCAACCGCCCGGGCGCGAAGGTGTCGCAGGGCCTGATTGACAGCTGGTGGGCGCAGGGCATGCAGGGCGGCCACAAGAACACCTACGACTCCATCGCCGCGTTCTCCGCCACCGACTTCCGCGGCGACCTGAAGAAGTTCGACATCCCCACCCTGGTGATCCACGGTGACGACGACCAGATCGTCCCCATCGACGCCTCCGGCAAGGCCTCGGCCAGGCTGATCAAGGGCGCCCAACTGATCGTCTACCCCGGCGCCCCGCACGGCCTCACCGATACCCACAAGGACCGCGTCAACCAAGACCTGCTCGACTTCCTGCAGAAGTAA
- a CDS encoding GNAT family N-acetyltransferase: MQIRRATVDDAAVLSELASRTFTETFGHLYPPEDLSAFLADAYEVDKQRTILSHPDYAVWLLEDDGVAVGHAAAGPCGLPHPQVQAGDGELKRLYVLASHQNGGWGGKLFAEVERWLLRDGPRTLWIGVWSENFGAQRFYERQGFARVGAYKFPVGKTLDDEFILRRDASFG, from the coding sequence GTGCAGATCCGTCGCGCCACCGTCGATGACGCCGCCGTGCTGTCGGAGCTGGCGTCGCGCACCTTCACGGAAACCTTCGGGCATCTTTATCCGCCCGAGGATCTGTCAGCGTTCCTTGCCGACGCCTACGAGGTGGACAAGCAGCGGACGATCCTCTCCCATCCGGACTATGCGGTATGGCTGCTGGAAGACGACGGCGTGGCCGTCGGCCATGCCGCCGCCGGACCGTGCGGGTTGCCGCATCCCCAGGTGCAGGCGGGCGATGGCGAGCTGAAGCGGCTGTATGTGCTGGCCTCGCACCAGAACGGTGGCTGGGGCGGGAAGTTGTTCGCCGAGGTCGAGCGATGGTTGTTGAGGGACGGACCGCGGACGCTGTGGATCGGGGTGTGGTCGGAGAACTTCGGCGCGCAGCGGTTCTATGAGCGGCAGGGGTTCGCGCGTGTGGGGGCGTACAAGTTTCCGGTGGGGAAGACGCTGGATGATGAGTTCATCCTGCGGCGGGATGCTTCATTCGGCTGA
- a CDS encoding DNA primase: MTEVAFSLEWERLGNEGADAGLVTERARVFGGWLVRVGMSPAAMALTFVPDGQGRWDGEDFGEDDYEEEDEEEYEEEEDEDADEEDEADEEEEEEEDA; encoded by the coding sequence ATGACGGAAGTTGCTTTTTCGCTGGAGTGGGAACGCCTGGGCAATGAAGGCGCCGATGCGGGGCTGGTGACGGAGCGCGCGCGTGTGTTCGGCGGCTGGCTGGTGCGCGTCGGCATGTCGCCGGCGGCGATGGCGCTGACCTTCGTGCCGGATGGCCAGGGCCGCTGGGACGGCGAGGACTTCGGCGAAGACGATTACGAAGAAGAAGACGAAGAAGAGTACGAAGAGGAAGAAGACGAGGACGCCGACGAGGAAGACGAGGCGGACGAAGAGGAAGAGGAAGAAGAGGACGCGTAA
- the aspS gene encoding aspartate--tRNA ligase, whose protein sequence is MRTHFCGLINEAMIGQTVTLCGWTDVARNLGGVCFIDLRDHEGIVQVTVDPSNAEVFKVAASLGYEDVLQVEGVVRAREAVNAKIRTGQVEVIATRITVLNKAEPLPFHAHENPGEDIRLKYRYLDLRTPEMQRKQRTRIKLVQALRRWLDARGFQDIETPILTKATPEGARDFLVPARMHPGEFYALPQSPQLFKQILMVAGFDRYYQIARCFRDEALRADRQLEFTQLDMEFAFVRERDVQDAVEGMIRDIFAEVMDVQLDAQFPRMTWAEAMRRYGSDKPDLRIALELVDVAELVKSSEFAVFTGAANDPDGRVAALRIPGGASLSRKQIDEYAAHAAKYGAKGLAYIKIDEAGAVSSPIQKFFAEDAFAALVKHIGAGNGDIVFFGAGGYNKVSDFMGALRLKAGKDFGLVQEGWKPLWVTDFPMFEWDEEAQRYVALHHPFTAPAVDDIADLRANARTAVSRGYDMVLNGNEIGGGSIRIHRPEMQSTVFELLGIGAEEAEAKFGFLLDALRFGAPPHGGIAFGIDRIAALMAGTESIRDVIPFPKTTTAQCLMTGAPSPIPDEQLAEVHIQVRPKKD, encoded by the coding sequence ATGCGTACCCATTTCTGCGGCCTCATCAACGAGGCCATGATCGGCCAGACCGTGACCCTGTGCGGCTGGACCGACGTCGCCCGCAACCTGGGCGGCGTGTGCTTCATCGACCTGCGCGACCACGAAGGCATCGTGCAGGTGACGGTGGACCCGTCCAATGCCGAGGTGTTCAAGGTCGCCGCGTCGCTGGGCTACGAGGACGTGCTGCAGGTGGAGGGCGTCGTGCGCGCGCGCGAAGCCGTCAACGCCAAGATCCGTACCGGCCAGGTGGAAGTGATCGCCACCAGGATCACCGTGCTCAACAAGGCCGAACCGCTGCCGTTCCACGCGCACGAGAATCCGGGCGAAGACATCCGCCTGAAGTACCGTTACCTGGACCTGCGCACGCCAGAGATGCAGCGCAAGCAGCGCACCCGCATCAAGCTGGTGCAGGCGCTGCGCCGCTGGCTGGACGCGCGCGGTTTCCAGGACATCGAGACGCCCATCCTGACCAAGGCCACGCCGGAAGGCGCACGCGACTTCCTGGTGCCGGCGCGCATGCATCCGGGCGAGTTCTATGCGCTGCCGCAGTCGCCGCAGCTGTTCAAGCAGATCCTGATGGTGGCCGGCTTCGACCGCTACTACCAGATCGCGCGCTGCTTCCGCGACGAGGCGCTGCGCGCCGACCGCCAGCTGGAATTCACCCAGCTCGACATGGAGTTCGCCTTCGTGCGCGAGCGCGACGTGCAGGATGCCGTGGAAGGCATGATCCGCGACATCTTCGCCGAAGTGATGGACGTGCAGCTGGACGCGCAGTTCCCGCGCATGACCTGGGCCGAGGCGATGCGTCGCTACGGTTCGGACAAGCCGGACCTGCGCATCGCGCTGGAGCTGGTGGACGTGGCCGAACTGGTGAAGAGCAGCGAGTTCGCCGTATTCACCGGTGCGGCCAACGATCCGGATGGCCGTGTGGCCGCGCTGCGCATCCCCGGCGGTGCGTCGCTGAGCCGCAAGCAGATCGACGAGTACGCCGCGCATGCCGCCAAGTACGGCGCCAAGGGCCTGGCCTACATCAAGATCGACGAGGCCGGCGCGGTCAGTTCGCCGATCCAGAAGTTCTTCGCCGAAGACGCCTTCGCTGCGCTGGTGAAGCACATCGGCGCCGGCAACGGCGACATCGTGTTCTTCGGCGCGGGCGGCTACAACAAGGTCAGCGACTTCATGGGCGCGCTGCGCCTGAAGGCCGGCAAGGACTTCGGCCTGGTCCAGGAAGGCTGGAAGCCGTTGTGGGTCACCGACTTCCCGATGTTCGAGTGGGACGAGGAAGCGCAGCGCTACGTCGCGCTCCACCATCCCTTCACCGCGCCCGCGGTGGACGATATCGCCGACCTGCGCGCCAACGCCAGGACCGCCGTGTCGCGCGGCTACGACATGGTGTTGAACGGCAACGAGATCGGCGGCGGTTCGATCCGCATCCACCGCCCGGAGATGCAGAGCACGGTGTTCGAGCTGCTCGGCATCGGTGCGGAAGAGGCGGAAGCCAAGTTTGGCTTCCTGCTGGACGCGCTGCGCTTCGGCGCGCCGCCGCACGGCGGCATCGCCTTCGGCATCGACCGCATCGCGGCGCTGATGGCCGGCACGGAGTCGATCCGCGACGTCATTCCGTTCCCGAAGACCACCACCGCCCAGTGCCTGATGACCGGCGCGCCGTCGCCGATTCCGGATGAGCAGCTGGCGGAAGTGCACATCCAGGTCCGCCCGAAGAAAGACTGA
- a CDS encoding DUF3011 domain-containing protein, whose product MKKPLLQSVLVLLLALVASGSVFAQAQTRAYAPENLRTLSVSDQTRVISLEYSEQSGGRRIPDDQLRFYLDQVNRSNWTFSRIKTDIAQSLGGSGGPRPPTPPSGQITCESANNRYRECPTGFRGNATLVQNLSSTRCVEGQNWGSRNGIVWVDRGCRGRFAARSNGGGNGDLVRCESDGNAYRECRTNFRGRAVVQRQLSSTRCYENQNWGQRPGVIWVRSGCRAEFRDSGSNAGGGNTGYTITCSSEDNRRKTCAYDPRQGKPILLQQLSNTSCREGYSWGYTGTQVWVDRGCRGRFGPR is encoded by the coding sequence ATGAAGAAGCCGCTGTTGCAGTCCGTCCTCGTACTGTTGCTGGCCCTGGTGGCCAGTGGTTCCGTCTTCGCCCAGGCGCAGACGCGCGCGTACGCGCCGGAGAACCTGCGGACGCTGTCCGTTTCCGACCAGACCCGGGTGATCAGCCTGGAGTATTCCGAACAGTCCGGCGGCCGGCGCATCCCCGACGACCAGCTGCGCTTCTACCTGGACCAGGTCAACCGCTCCAACTGGACCTTCAGCCGCATCAAGACCGACATCGCCCAGTCGCTGGGTGGCAGCGGCGGCCCCCGCCCACCCACACCCCCCAGCGGCCAGATCACCTGCGAGAGCGCGAACAACCGCTACCGCGAGTGCCCCACGGGCTTCCGCGGCAACGCCACGCTGGTGCAGAACCTGTCCAGCACGCGCTGCGTCGAAGGCCAGAACTGGGGCAGCCGCAACGGCATCGTCTGGGTCGACCGCGGCTGTCGCGGCCGCTTCGCCGCACGCTCGAACGGCGGCGGCAATGGCGACCTGGTCCGCTGCGAGAGCGACGGCAATGCGTACCGCGAGTGCCGCACGAATTTCCGTGGCCGCGCCGTCGTGCAGCGGCAACTTTCCTCCACGCGCTGCTACGAGAACCAGAACTGGGGCCAGCGCCCGGGCGTGATCTGGGTTCGCAGCGGCTGCCGCGCGGAATTCCGTGATTCGGGCAGCAACGCGGGCGGCGGCAATACCGGCTACACCATCACCTGCAGCAGCGAGGACAACCGCCGCAAGACCTGCGCCTACGATCCGCGCCAGGGCAAGCCGATCCTGTTGCAGCAGCTGTCGAACACCAGCTGCCGCGAGGGCTACAGCTGGGGCTACACCGGCACCCAGGTGTGGGTGGACCGCGGCTGCCGCGGCCGCTTCGGACCGCGCTGA
- a CDS encoding FmdB family zinc ribbon protein, protein MPIYAFECTQCGHSFDRLQKLSDPDPDTCPACSAQAVKRQLTAPSFRLAGSGWYETDFKKDGDKKRNLVDGGEGAKPSGDSKPSEPAAPKAESRPDAKPDPKPAAPASSTPGV, encoded by the coding sequence ATGCCCATTTACGCCTTCGAATGCACCCAGTGCGGCCACAGTTTCGACCGCCTGCAGAAGCTGTCCGATCCGGATCCCGACACCTGCCCGGCCTGCAGCGCGCAGGCGGTGAAGCGGCAGCTGACGGCGCCGTCGTTCCGGTTGGCCGGCAGTGGCTGGTACGAGACCGACTTCAAGAAGGACGGCGACAAGAAGCGCAACCTGGTCGATGGGGGGGAGGGTGCCAAGCCCTCCGGCGACAGCAAGCCGTCGGAACCGGCGGCGCCCAAGGCGGAAAGCAGGCCGGACGCCAAGCCCGACCCGAAGCCGGCCGCCCCCGCGTCTTCGACGCCCGGGGTATAA
- a CDS encoding ABC-F family ATP-binding cassette domain-containing protein, whose amino-acid sequence MISLRNFAMRRGERLLLSNVDLTLHAGYRVGVVGRNGAGKSSLFAAVQGELEADKGDLDLPGKVRIASVAQETPSLPDPALSFVLGGDTEVAAVLNAEAEATAREDWEAVANAHTRMAEIGAYDAEARAGKLLHGLGFPADTHHRPVSSFSGGWRVRLNLARALMMPSDLLLLDEPTNHLDMDAVLWLEQWLLKYPGTLLLISHDREFLDNVATHTLHLHGGTAKLYTGGYTDFERQRAEQLRQQQIAHEKEQAERAHLQSFIDRFKAKASKAAQAQSRMKRLAKLAGTEAVRAEREFRIEFAPPAKLPFSLIRLNHVEAGYGPGAVILHNVGFGLEAGQRIGLLGPNGAGKTTLVKTLVGELPVLAGDRMAHPDLRIGYFAQHTVESLHEGQSPMDHFRDLSPDASNQSFRDFLGKWNFPGDRAFEPVDGFSGGERARLALALIAWQQPNVLLLDEPTNHLDLEMREALAEALSDFDGAIVMVSHDRHLIGLVCDTFWRVADGVVEPFDGDLDEYAAWLRTRASAQGSKTLRNEPAPPPPPKPVAPARKINPVKLAAAEAKVAEFEAKLADVDAQLADPKSYADADLAARLGRDRETLQQQLAQAEAAWSALYDEA is encoded by the coding sequence TTGATCTCCCTTCGCAATTTCGCCATGCGCCGTGGCGAGCGCCTGCTGCTGTCCAACGTCGACCTCACCCTGCATGCCGGCTATCGCGTGGGCGTGGTGGGGCGCAACGGCGCGGGCAAGTCCAGCCTGTTCGCCGCCGTGCAGGGCGAGCTGGAAGCCGACAAGGGCGACCTGGACCTGCCGGGCAAGGTGCGCATCGCCAGCGTCGCCCAGGAAACCCCCTCGCTGCCGGACCCCGCCCTGTCGTTCGTGCTGGGCGGCGACACCGAGGTGGCCGCCGTGCTCAACGCGGAAGCCGAGGCGACCGCGCGTGAGGACTGGGAGGCGGTGGCCAACGCACACACCCGCATGGCCGAGATCGGCGCCTACGACGCCGAGGCGCGCGCCGGCAAGCTGCTGCATGGCCTGGGCTTCCCGGCCGATACGCACCATCGGCCGGTCTCTTCGTTCTCCGGCGGCTGGCGCGTGCGCCTGAACCTGGCGCGCGCACTGATGATGCCCAGCGACCTGCTGCTGCTGGACGAACCCACCAACCACCTGGACATGGACGCGGTGCTCTGGCTGGAGCAATGGCTGCTGAAGTATCCCGGCACGCTGCTGCTGATCTCGCACGACCGCGAGTTCCTCGACAACGTCGCCACCCACACGCTGCACCTGCATGGCGGCACCGCGAAGCTGTACACCGGCGGCTACACCGACTTCGAGCGCCAGCGCGCGGAACAGCTGCGCCAGCAGCAGATCGCGCACGAGAAGGAACAGGCCGAGCGCGCGCACCTGCAAAGCTTCATCGACCGCTTCAAGGCCAAGGCCTCGAAGGCCGCGCAGGCGCAGAGCCGCATGAAGCGCCTGGCCAAGCTGGCCGGCACCGAGGCGGTGCGCGCCGAGCGCGAGTTCCGCATCGAGTTCGCCCCGCCCGCCAAGCTGCCGTTCTCGCTGATCCGCCTGAACCATGTCGAAGCCGGCTACGGGCCCGGCGCGGTGATCCTGCACAATGTCGGGTTCGGCCTGGAAGCAGGGCAGCGCATTGGCCTGCTGGGCCCCAACGGCGCGGGCAAGACCACGCTGGTGAAGACGCTGGTCGGCGAGCTGCCGGTCCTTGCCGGCGACCGCATGGCGCACCCGGACCTGCGCATCGGCTACTTCGCGCAGCACACGGTGGAATCGCTGCACGAAGGCCAGTCGCCGATGGACCACTTCCGCGACTTGTCACCCGACGCCAGCAACCAGTCGTTCCGCGACTTCCTGGGCAAGTGGAATTTCCCGGGCGACCGCGCGTTCGAGCCGGTCGATGGCTTCTCCGGCGGCGAGCGCGCACGCCTGGCGCTGGCGCTGATCGCCTGGCAACAGCCCAACGTGCTGCTGCTCGACGAACCGACCAACCACCTTGACCTGGAAATGCGCGAAGCGCTGGCCGAAGCGCTGAGCGATTTCGATGGCGCCATCGTGATGGTGTCGCACGACCGTCACCTGATCGGCCTGGTCTGCGACACGTTCTGGCGCGTGGCCGACGGCGTGGTCGAACCCTTCGACGGCGACCTGGACGAATACGCCGCGTGGCTGCGCACCCGCGCCAGCGCGCAGGGCAGCAAGACCCTGCGCAACGAGCCCGCACCCCCGCCGCCGCCCAAGCCCGTCGCTCCCGCGCGCAAGATCAACCCGGTCAAGCTCGCCGCGGCCGAAGCCAAGGTCGCCGAATTCGAAGCCAAGCTGGCCGACGTGGATGCGCAACTCGCCGACCCCAAGAGCTACGCCGACGCCGACCTCGCCGCGCGGCTGGGCCGCGACCGCGAAACCCTGCAACAGCAGCTCGCCCAGGCCGAGGCGGCCTGGTCGGCGCTGTACGACGAGGCGTGA
- a CDS encoding TonB-dependent receptor, which translates to MTRPLSPLAFAIAFALATPAAFAQEAATTEAQTLDTLIVTGTRVADRTVAESTAPIDIITPEVLTSTGTVELATALSRAVPSLNFPRAAINDGTDAMRPAQLRGLSPDHTLVLVNGKRYHPGALVNVNGSQGRSSSPVDLNSIPISAIERVEVLRDGASAQYGSDAIAGVINIVLKGADHGGNVSATYGQYSAGDGSQYQVLGDAGFKLGEVGKVHFAAQGGHQDQTDRARPYLGTVTATSAPAGKVVQRYGDPEVDNGSFLYNGEVDIADYLTFYSYGLYTQRETLSNGFFRPAGDSRNIPSIYPDGFLPQIFNTSTDVSVSSGIKTFTAGGTNIDISYTYGSNELEFDIRNTLNRSLGPTSPTEFYAGALEIKQHVLNFDFNKQLDWGLAYPLTLSYGAEWRGEEFTISPGEPGSYVNGGVLLPGNAPAPSGAQVFPGFRPSDSGSFDRNNISVYAGLEGDLTDKLSAGIAVRYEDYSDFGDTTTGKLTGRYAFNDAVALRATASTGFHAPSLQQQYYQTTSTNFIGGIPFDLVTFRVTNPAGIALGAEPLKAEESDNLSLGLVLTPAEGLYVTVDAYRIKVKDRITLSENLTSTAVRTYLNQNGFPDVAGGRYFTNALDTTTTGIDVVGTYTWNLAASKLDFTSGYNYNKTEIDRVAENPATLEAIDPTALRFGRVELGRFEVGAPRDKFFLNSIWTKGGFSVSATATRYGEFTVRNANPALDQTFEPKWLLDLAVSYKLDNWNFSIGGDNVLDEYPDEVLFATSTSGQLPYPSQSPFGFNGAYAYARVAYSW; encoded by the coding sequence ATGACCCGCCCGCTGTCGCCCCTCGCTTTCGCCATCGCCTTCGCGCTGGCCACCCCCGCCGCTTTCGCGCAGGAAGCCGCCACCACCGAAGCCCAGACCTTGGACACGCTGATCGTCACCGGCACGCGCGTGGCGGACCGCACGGTCGCCGAGTCCACCGCGCCGATCGACATCATCACGCCGGAGGTGCTGACCTCCACCGGCACCGTGGAACTGGCCACCGCGCTGTCGCGGGCGGTGCCTTCACTCAATTTCCCGCGCGCCGCCATCAACGACGGTACCGACGCCATGCGCCCGGCGCAGCTGCGTGGCCTGTCGCCCGACCACACGCTGGTGCTGGTCAACGGCAAGCGCTATCACCCGGGTGCCCTGGTCAACGTCAACGGCAGCCAGGGACGCAGTTCCTCGCCGGTGGACCTGAACTCCATTCCGATCTCCGCCATCGAACGCGTCGAGGTCCTGCGTGACGGTGCGTCGGCGCAATACGGCTCGGACGCCATCGCCGGCGTCATCAACATCGTGCTGAAGGGTGCGGACCATGGCGGCAACGTCTCGGCCACCTACGGCCAGTACAGCGCCGGCGACGGCAGCCAGTACCAGGTGCTCGGCGACGCCGGCTTCAAGCTGGGCGAAGTGGGCAAGGTGCATTTCGCCGCACAGGGTGGACACCAGGACCAGACGGACCGCGCGCGCCCCTATCTGGGCACGGTGACCGCGACCAGCGCACCGGCCGGCAAGGTCGTGCAGCGTTACGGCGACCCCGAAGTGGACAACGGCTCGTTCCTCTACAACGGCGAAGTGGACATCGCCGACTACCTGACGTTCTATTCGTACGGCCTGTACACGCAGCGCGAGACGCTCTCCAACGGCTTCTTCCGCCCGGCCGGGGACTCGCGCAACATTCCGTCCATCTACCCGGACGGCTTCCTGCCCCAAATCTTCAACACGTCCACCGACGTCAGTGTCTCCAGCGGCATCAAGACCTTCACCGCCGGCGGGACCAACATCGACATCAGCTACACCTACGGCTCCAACGAACTGGAGTTCGACATCCGCAACACGCTCAACCGCAGCCTGGGCCCGACCTCGCCCACCGAGTTCTATGCCGGTGCGCTGGAGATCAAGCAGCATGTGCTGAACTTCGACTTCAACAAGCAACTGGACTGGGGTCTGGCGTATCCGCTGACCCTGTCCTATGGCGCGGAATGGCGCGGCGAGGAGTTCACGATCTCACCCGGCGAACCCGGCTCGTACGTCAACGGTGGCGTGCTGCTGCCAGGCAATGCCCCGGCGCCGTCCGGTGCGCAGGTGTTCCCCGGCTTCCGCCCCAGCGACAGCGGCAGCTTCGACCGCAACAACATTTCCGTGTACGCCGGGCTGGAGGGGGACCTGACCGACAAGCTGTCGGCCGGCATCGCCGTTCGCTACGAGGACTACAGCGATTTCGGCGACACCACCACCGGCAAGCTGACCGGCCGCTATGCGTTCAACGATGCGGTGGCGTTGCGTGCGACGGCATCGACTGGCTTCCATGCCCCCTCGCTGCAGCAGCAGTACTACCAGACCACATCGACCAATTTCATCGGTGGCATTCCCTTCGACCTGGTCACCTTCCGCGTCACCAACCCGGCCGGCATCGCGCTGGGTGCGGAGCCGCTGAAGGCGGAGGAGTCGGACAACCTGAGCCTGGGCCTGGTGCTGACGCCGGCGGAAGGCTTGTACGTCACCGTCGATGCGTACCGCATCAAGGTCAAGGACCGCATCACCCTGTCGGAAAACCTCACCAGCACGGCAGTGCGCACCTACCTCAACCAGAACGGCTTCCCGGACGTGGCCGGTGGTCGCTATTTCACCAACGCGCTGGATACCACCACCACCGGCATCGATGTGGTGGGCACGTACACCTGGAACCTGGCGGCCAGCAAGCTCGACTTCACCAGCGGCTACAACTACAACAAGACGGAGATCGACCGCGTGGCGGAAAACCCGGCCACGCTGGAAGCGATCGATCCCACGGCGCTGCGTTTCGGGCGCGTGGAGCTGGGTCGCTTCGAAGTGGGTGCCCCGCGCGACAAGTTCTTCCTAAACAGCATCTGGACCAAGGGCGGCTTCAGCGTCAGCGCCACCGCCACGCGCTACGGCGAGTTCACGGTGCGCAATGCCAATCCGGCGCTGGACCAGACGTTCGAGCCTAAATGGCTGCTGGACCTGGCGGTCAGCTACAAGCTGGACAACTGGAACTTCAGCATCGGTGGCGACAACGTGCTGGACGAGTATCCGGACGAAGTGCTCTTCGCCACCTCCACGTCCGGCCAGCTGCCCTACCCGTCACAGAGCCCGTTCGGCTTCAACGGCGCCTATGCGTATGCGCGCGTCGCCTACAGCTGGTAA
- the ybaL gene encoding YbaL family putative K(+) efflux transporter has translation MHHDTDLINIIAVGLALAFVLGALAHKLRLSPLVGYLLAGIFVGPFTPGFVADQELANQLSELGVMLLMFGVGLHFSLEDLLEVKAIAIPGAIVQIVVATALGWALAWGMGWTPLNGFVFGLALSVASTVVLLRAMEDRRLLDTKRGRIAVGWLIVEDLVMVLALVMLPVLAETFGERAGDTPASFGTFMVAIAWTLIKLGAFVAFMLLVGRRVIPWTLEKIAATGSRELFTLSVLAIALGVAFGSATMFGVSFALGAFFAGMLLNESELSHKAANDSLPLRDAFAVLFFVSVGMLFNPAILVAHPWQVLATFLIIVVGKSLAAFLIVRAFKHPTGTALTISVSLAQIGEFSFILAALGVSLEILPPEGRDLILAGSLLSIVANPFLFSWLDGWQRRQEALAPAPAEPEAPPGPSLDVTGHAIIIGYGRVGSELARVLRDRGVPLIVIDDNGDHVARAHDAGIPAIRGSAAADRVLAEAHPERAKIAVLAIPQPLEAGEALAKLRAINPSLTLLARAHSEGEVKHLLEHGADGAVLAERELAFSLAEMVMSTPPYRPQRTAT, from the coding sequence ATGCACCATGACACCGACCTGATCAACATCATCGCGGTGGGTCTGGCCCTGGCCTTCGTGCTTGGCGCCCTCGCCCACAAGCTGCGCTTGTCACCGCTGGTCGGCTATCTGCTTGCAGGCATCTTCGTGGGACCGTTCACCCCCGGCTTCGTCGCGGACCAGGAGCTGGCCAACCAGCTGTCCGAACTGGGCGTGATGCTGCTGATGTTCGGCGTGGGCCTGCACTTCTCGCTGGAGGACCTGCTGGAGGTCAAGGCGATCGCCATTCCCGGCGCGATCGTGCAGATCGTGGTGGCCACGGCGCTGGGTTGGGCACTGGCCTGGGGCATGGGCTGGACGCCGTTGAACGGCTTCGTCTTCGGCCTGGCATTGTCGGTGGCCAGCACGGTGGTGCTGCTGCGCGCGATGGAGGACCGGCGCCTGCTGGACACCAAGCGCGGGCGTATCGCAGTGGGCTGGCTGATCGTGGAAGACCTGGTGATGGTGCTGGCGCTGGTCATGCTGCCGGTGCTGGCGGAGACCTTCGGCGAGCGCGCCGGCGACACGCCGGCCAGTTTCGGCACCTTCATGGTCGCCATCGCCTGGACGCTGATCAAGCTGGGCGCGTTCGTCGCCTTCATGCTGCTGGTGGGCCGGCGTGTCATTCCCTGGACGCTGGAGAAGATCGCCGCGACGGGTTCGCGCGAACTGTTCACGCTGTCGGTGCTGGCGATCGCGCTGGGCGTGGCGTTCGGCTCGGCGACGATGTTCGGCGTGTCGTTCGCGCTGGGCGCGTTCTTCGCCGGCATGCTGCTCAACGAATCGGAACTGAGCCACAAGGCCGCCAACGATTCGCTGCCGCTGCGCGACGCGTTCGCCGTGCTGTTCTTCGTCTCGGTGGGCATGCTGTTCAACCCCGCCATCCTTGTCGCCCATCCGTGGCAGGTGCTGGCGACGTTCCTGATCATCGTGGTGGGCAAGTCGCTGGCCGCGTTCCTCATCGTGCGCGCCTTCAAGCACCCTACCGGCACCGCGCTGACCATCTCGGTCAGCCTGGCGCAGATCGGCGAGTTCTCCTTCATCCTCGCCGCGCTGGGCGTCTCGCTGGAGATCCTGCCGCCGGAAGGCCGCGACCTGATCCTGGCCGGCTCACTGCTGTCGATCGTCGCCAATCCGTTCCTGTTCTCCTGGCTGGATGGCTGGCAGCGCAGGCAGGAAGCCCTGGCGCCGGCGCCGGCCGAACCCGAGGCACCTCCCGGCCCGTCGCTGGACGTCACCGGCCACGCCATCATCATCGGCTATGGCCGCGTGGGCAGCGAACTGGCGCGCGTGCTGCGAGACCGCGGCGTGCCGCTGATCGTCATCGACGACAACGGTGACCACGTGGCGCGCGCGCACGACGCGGGCATCCCCGCGATCCGCGGCAGCGCCGCCGCGGACCGGGTGCTGGCCGAAGCGCATCCCGAACGCGCGAAGATCGCCGTGCTGGCGATCCCGCAGCCGCTGGAGGCCGGTGAAGCCCTGGCCAAGCTGCGCGCGATCAATCCCTCACTGACCCTGCTGGCGCGCGCGCACAGCGAGGGCGAGGTGAAGCACCTGCTGGAACACGGTGCCGACGGCGCCGTGCTTGCGGAACGCGAACTTGCGTTCTCGCTGGCGGAAATGGTGATGTCCACGCCGCCGTACCGGCCGCAGCGCACCGCCACCTGA